Proteins from a single region of Sandaracinaceae bacterium:
- a CDS encoding glutathione S-transferase: MSQLTLVGLSYSPWTERARWALAHHGIAYRYREHVPMVGEPALRLRARAPRGERVSVPLLVHPGGVVRDSVEIMRFADAHGGGPSLGASAPDTERWASRVEVGLAATRARVTAAILADPEALRESVLPLAPGPLAHLMKPAGALGARFVARKYGADLGDGARHEATLRAVLTDLRGALSGREHLRGDAFSACDILAATLLQGVAPVSHPRVRLLPAQRAAWTHVGLADEFADLVGWRDRLYAASDAAARVRIAPAEGSVSAPRAPA; encoded by the coding sequence ATGAGCCAGCTGACCCTCGTCGGGCTGAGCTACTCGCCGTGGACGGAGCGTGCGCGTTGGGCCCTCGCGCACCACGGCATCGCATACCGCTACCGCGAGCACGTCCCCATGGTCGGGGAGCCCGCGCTGCGGTTGCGGGCGCGGGCGCCGCGCGGAGAGCGCGTGTCCGTCCCGCTGCTGGTCCACCCGGGCGGCGTCGTGCGGGACTCGGTGGAGATCATGCGCTTCGCGGATGCGCATGGCGGTGGACCTTCCCTGGGGGCCTCCGCGCCAGACACCGAGCGCTGGGCGAGCCGTGTCGAGGTCGGCCTCGCCGCGACGAGAGCGCGCGTCACGGCAGCGATCCTGGCGGACCCCGAGGCCCTGCGCGAGAGCGTCCTGCCGCTCGCACCCGGGCCGCTCGCGCATCTGATGAAGCCGGCTGGGGCGCTGGGTGCACGCTTCGTGGCGCGAAAGTACGGCGCGGACCTGGGCGACGGCGCACGCCACGAGGCGACGCTGCGAGCCGTCCTGACCGACCTGCGTGGCGCGCTCTCTGGTCGCGAGCACCTCCGCGGAGACGCGTTCAGCGCCTGCGACATCCTGGCTGCGACGCTGCTCCAAGGGGTCGCGCCCGTCTCGCATCCTCGCGTACGCCTGCTGCCCGCCCAGCGAGCGGCTTGGACACACGTGGGGCTGGCCGACGAGTTCGCGGACCTGGTGGGCTGGCGGGACCGCCTGTACGCGGCGTCCGACGCCGCGGCGCGCGTGCGGATTGCACCGGCCGAGGGGTCCGTCAGCGCACCACGAGCTCCCGCGTGA
- a CDS encoding alpha/beta fold hydrolase: MDAATPEATRPFSFDTLGGRQDETLHLAASPEAPLVLVLPALGLRAAYYAPLVSALVREGLHAAAIDVPGHGASPVRAARGVDWGYPEVAAHAAAARAAACAWVPGAPVFWLGHSIGGQVALLDSGLHPGVHGVALVASGTPFWRAWEGAAALRIRVLTTVSTALAAALGYFPGERVGFGGREARGLIRQWAQLARTGSYMFEGFDGEAVMGAGRAPVLALRIVGDDLAPEAAVEHALTKLRERRVVREVWEGLPSKNVHNRWPRTPEHAAARVGAFVRSVLTGELDVAPTLHAAEPVGTRALAVAAHGDLR, encoded by the coding sequence ATGGACGCTGCGACACCCGAGGCCACGCGCCCCTTCTCCTTCGACACGCTCGGCGGGCGCCAGGACGAGACGCTCCACCTGGCGGCCTCCCCCGAGGCTCCGCTGGTGCTCGTCCTGCCAGCCCTCGGACTGCGGGCCGCGTACTACGCGCCGTTGGTGAGCGCCCTCGTGCGTGAGGGACTGCACGCCGCTGCGATCGACGTGCCTGGACACGGCGCGAGCCCCGTTCGAGCGGCGCGCGGCGTCGACTGGGGCTACCCCGAGGTGGCGGCCCACGCGGCGGCGGCGCGCGCGGCGGCCTGCGCGTGGGTGCCGGGCGCGCCCGTGTTCTGGCTGGGGCACTCCATCGGCGGCCAGGTGGCGCTGCTGGACTCGGGGCTGCATCCCGGCGTACACGGCGTGGCCCTGGTGGCATCCGGGACGCCCTTCTGGCGTGCCTGGGAGGGTGCCGCAGCGTTGCGCATTCGCGTGTTGACGACGGTCAGCACGGCGCTCGCGGCGGCCCTCGGCTACTTCCCGGGCGAGCGCGTCGGCTTTGGAGGGCGCGAGGCGCGGGGCCTGATCAGGCAGTGGGCACAGCTGGCGCGCACTGGGAGCTACATGTTCGAGGGCTTCGACGGGGAGGCGGTGATGGGCGCCGGGCGGGCGCCCGTGCTGGCCCTGCGTATCGTCGGCGACGACCTGGCGCCCGAGGCCGCCGTGGAGCACGCGCTGACCAAGCTGCGCGAGCGACGCGTGGTGCGGGAGGTCTGGGAGGGGCTGCCTTCGAAGAACGTCCACAACCGCTGGCCGCGCACCCCCGAGCACGCTGCGGCGCGCGTGGGCGCGTTCGTTCGCTCCGTGCTGACGGGCGAGCTGGATGTGGCACCCACCCTCCACGCCGCCGAACCCGTGGGGACGCGGGCGCTGGCTGTCGCCGCGCATGGAGACCTCCGATGA
- a CDS encoding Crp/Fnr family transcriptional regulator yields MTDVSSLVAPHLVFSDEERALLSPYLTPVRYAAGETIFPEGQVCRELVVLGAGLVRAYYLHEAREVNLRFLCPPSVVVALSSLVLGAPAEETVEAVTPVEGARARVVDFERDHPGALAERMRRVLAERHYLSMERRLRMLQWKTAAERYEFFVAHMEPEIVRGMPGYHVASYLGVAPESLSRVRAARAGRS; encoded by the coding sequence ATGACCGACGTGTCGTCCCTGGTGGCTCCGCACCTGGTGTTCTCGGACGAGGAGCGCGCGCTGCTTTCGCCATACCTCACGCCCGTGCGCTACGCGGCGGGCGAGACCATCTTTCCCGAGGGGCAGGTGTGCCGAGAGCTGGTGGTGCTCGGCGCTGGGCTGGTGCGCGCCTACTACCTGCACGAGGCGCGTGAGGTGAACCTGCGATTCTTGTGTCCCCCGTCAGTGGTCGTGGCGCTGAGCAGCCTGGTGCTGGGCGCGCCCGCCGAGGAGACGGTGGAGGCGGTGACCCCCGTGGAGGGCGCCCGAGCGCGCGTGGTCGATTTCGAGCGCGACCACCCCGGTGCGCTGGCCGAGCGCATGCGGCGCGTGCTCGCCGAGCGGCACTACCTGTCGATGGAGCGGCGCCTGCGGATGCTCCAGTGGAAGACGGCGGCAGAGCGCTACGAGTTCTTCGTGGCCCACATGGAGCCCGAGATCGTGCGCGGGATGCCGGGCTATCACGTCGCGTCGTACCTGGGTGTGGCCCCAGAGTCGCTGAGCCGCGTGCGCGCCGCGCGAGCCGGCCGTTCTTGA
- a CDS encoding ammonium transporter, producing the protein MDAINGADTAWVLVSCALVLLMTPGLALFYGGMVNSRNVLSTFMHSFIALGVMTVQWVVIGYSLAFAPDVGGGWLGGLDYVLLHGVAHDAVRDGTTIPHILFMAFQMMFAIITPALISGAIAERMKFRSYLVFIVIWATLVYDPLCHWVWGPDGWLGARGALDFAGGTVVHLSSGAGALVAAIVVGKRKRPSPPHNLTMTLTGAGLLWFGWFGFNAGSALSSGASAALALVNTHIAAGAAACSWVLAERVKHGKATALGAASGLVAGLVVITPAAGFVTPQSALIMGLVAGPVCYGAVLLKNRFGYDDALDAFGVHGVGGFLGAVLTGVFAVAALTPSGDAKGLLEGETHLFIENVLGVVVAAIYSGVVTFVVLKVIEKTMGLRVEDEQEFEGLDTALHGEKGYLFGGAGAMATEE; encoded by the coding sequence ATGGATGCGATCAACGGGGCGGACACCGCCTGGGTGCTGGTTTCGTGCGCGCTGGTGCTGCTGATGACGCCGGGTCTGGCGCTCTTCTACGGCGGCATGGTCAACAGCCGCAACGTGCTCTCGACCTTCATGCACAGCTTCATCGCGCTGGGCGTCATGACGGTCCAGTGGGTGGTCATCGGCTACTCGCTGGCCTTCGCGCCCGACGTGGGCGGCGGATGGCTCGGAGGCCTCGACTACGTGCTGCTGCACGGCGTGGCTCACGACGCGGTGCGCGACGGGACGACCATCCCGCACATCCTCTTCATGGCGTTCCAGATGATGTTCGCCATCATCACGCCCGCCCTCATCTCGGGAGCCATCGCGGAGCGCATGAAGTTCCGCTCGTACCTCGTGTTCATCGTGATCTGGGCGACGCTGGTCTACGACCCCCTCTGCCACTGGGTGTGGGGACCAGATGGCTGGCTCGGTGCGCGTGGCGCGCTCGACTTCGCGGGGGGGACGGTCGTCCACCTCAGCTCCGGCGCCGGCGCCCTCGTGGCCGCCATCGTGGTGGGCAAGCGCAAGCGCCCCTCGCCACCTCACAACCTGACCATGACGCTCACGGGCGCCGGGCTCCTGTGGTTCGGTTGGTTCGGGTTCAACGCCGGGAGCGCGCTGTCCTCGGGTGCCTCGGCGGCGCTCGCCCTCGTCAACACGCACATCGCTGCGGGCGCTGCGGCCTGCTCCTGGGTGCTCGCCGAGCGCGTCAAGCACGGCAAGGCCACGGCCCTGGGTGCAGCCTCGGGTCTCGTCGCGGGCCTCGTCGTCATCACCCCCGCGGCAGGCTTCGTCACGCCTCAGAGTGCGCTCATCATGGGCCTCGTCGCGGGTCCCGTCTGCTACGGGGCGGTGCTGCTCAAGAACCGCTTCGGGTACGATGACGCCCTCGACGCGTTCGGGGTCCACGGCGTGGGCGGCTTCCTGGGCGCCGTGCTGACGGGTGTCTTCGCCGTGGCGGCCCTCACGCCCAGTGGCGACGCCAAGGGCCTCCTCGAGGGGGAGACCCACCTCTTCATCGAGAACGTCCTCGGCGTGGTCGTCGCCGCCATCTACTCCGGCGTCGTGACCTTCGTGGTCCTCAAGGTCATCGAGAAGACGATGGGCCTGCGCGTCGAAGACGAGCAGGAGTTCGAGGGCCTCGACACCGCGCTCCACGGCGAGAAGGGCTACCTCTTCGGCGGCGCGGGGGCGATGGCCACGGAGGAGTAG
- a CDS encoding AAA family ATPase, producing MHLDFAELDKIYDAGRTTVYSGLVLPDGRRAVVKTIRDAFPSRRVVRGLRQEHRLLESLDVPGVVKTYGLVEQDGWLGLLLEDFGGVSLASACRGRRLNVDTFLEVAIGVADALASVHAAGIIHKDVSPSNIVWNVDTGAVKLVDFGISVRASHDRAARDPGELEGTLAYMAPEQTGRTHRRIDWRTDLYALGCSLYDALLGRPPFDSDDILELVHAHLAVAPRPAHELDPSVPPALSDVLQCLLAKNGEDRYQSAFGLATDLRRIRDSLDKTGRCDSFPLTVAAAPNRLEAPDKLYGRERELTWLRERFRDAAQEGASLCLVSGYSGIGKTALVEHAEAENVAQQGTYVAGKFDQFKRGVPYASLIAAFEQLVGQLLAQSAEVSTVCRDRILDAVSPNAQVLVDVIPDLRLLLGDQPPVAELPAAEAENRLNVVLGRFVRALPDPGRPFVIFLDDLQWADLPSLHAIGRFVTDPQARQLLIVGAYRENEVGAAHPLRAVIERVREAGRLSELHIGPLTREDTGALVNDALGGAVGAAAVADICYEKTAGNPFFLNQFLQGLYARGLVRFDYDAGAWAADLDGLRAEAFTDNVVEFMSEKVGTLEGSAQRALAVASVIGNHFRLDQLGALLDESGDGVATGELLEERALEALDAARALGLVYVESGEAAAGRFSHDRVQQAAYERLAKDEREAVHLQLGRTLVAAYRDGEETLLFDAVTHLNHVPGDALPASERRPLAELNLRAARQARAASAYHVALAFAQAGLARQPKDGFATDYRLTADLHLEAAEAAFLTGDYATMERELDTLLRGARDVFDEVRAYEIRVDAKNAQNDLVGAMQACLDALGKLGVPLDVKPSQGAVIAQLVRTKLALRGKSVEALSALPASSSRHDQVASRLLMSLIGPAYYASPNLLPIAAFTVVRLALEKGVGAESATAFSLYGLVLCTLSDFEGAYRYGQVAIAIADRFDGTRHATRARHLYNTHIRLWKEPWIRSAEALSATHEHAYANGDFEYAAFSGFMRGALLGATGRDLQDVTEYMAKAAAALAEMQQNTSGLTLGIVRQAALNLRATPAGAEPYELRGEAYDERVSVAQHRDASDTTNLYCYLTTRMRLAYFFGEIDVALAAAQESAPLEAGAAATFFVPDAYFYECMTRAAAEPTMTPLARAKSRARVMLLQRKLAKLADAGPATIMPRVDMIAGELARVRGATGDALEAFDRASRGARDQGHTDLEALALELAGRLQLEQGNTILAHTYLRAARAAYERWGALEKVRALVETYPFAGHGPYAERGATKSVTSTNEHGAVLDLETATRASRAISEEIVLSRLLERLLRVVVENAGAERAVLVLLRGDEPQVVARLDFADGEPEVSHGQGEPLEASMALSLGIARWVLKSGRSVVLEDAARRGDFQQDAYVRARQPRSILCAPIEYQGTLRGLLYLENNLARGAFTSDRIEMLQLLTAQAAVSIENAQLYDNLELKVAERTRQLELRNEFIRKTFGRYVSDDVVDSILDEPGGLELGGELRRVCVVMADLRGFSTAASALPPQDVLRLINHFLEAMTEVIVEHGGTIDEVLGDGLLVLFGAPVARPDDADRAVACAIAMQTAMGTVNARNAALGLPQLQVGIGIHTGEAVVGNLGSDKRAKYGVVGTVVNLAARIESLTTGGQVLISNETREAVSAPLELHEGTTFQPKGAAAPLTVYDVFAIGAPFDKSIARVEHALVDVDPFRVGYAVVTDVDAGEPREGRVLALSPVDALITAQARPDVLRDVCIDVPTPHGDVRVYAKVVAHPADGQFLARMTAIPSAAASSLAERRSATA from the coding sequence ATGCACCTCGACTTCGCCGAGCTCGACAAGATCTACGACGCCGGGCGTACCACCGTCTACAGCGGGCTCGTGCTGCCGGACGGTCGGCGCGCCGTCGTGAAGACCATCCGCGACGCCTTTCCCTCCCGTCGTGTCGTCCGTGGCTTGCGCCAAGAGCATCGCTTGCTCGAGTCGCTGGACGTCCCCGGGGTCGTCAAGACCTACGGGCTGGTGGAGCAGGACGGCTGGCTGGGCCTGCTCCTCGAGGACTTCGGCGGCGTGTCGCTAGCCAGCGCCTGCCGTGGCCGCCGGCTGAACGTCGATACGTTCCTGGAGGTCGCCATTGGCGTGGCGGACGCGCTCGCCAGCGTCCACGCGGCCGGCATCATCCACAAGGACGTCAGCCCCAGCAACATCGTCTGGAACGTCGACACGGGCGCCGTGAAGCTCGTGGACTTCGGCATCTCGGTGCGCGCCTCCCACGACCGCGCCGCGCGCGACCCGGGCGAACTCGAGGGCACGCTCGCCTACATGGCGCCGGAGCAGACCGGTCGGACGCACCGGCGCATCGACTGGCGCACGGATCTGTACGCCCTCGGCTGTTCGCTCTACGACGCGCTGTTGGGCCGCCCGCCCTTCGACTCGGACGACATCCTCGAGCTGGTGCACGCCCACCTGGCGGTGGCCCCGCGGCCGGCGCACGAGCTGGATCCCTCCGTGCCGCCCGCGCTGTCCGACGTGTTGCAGTGCCTGCTCGCGAAGAACGGCGAGGACCGCTACCAGAGCGCCTTCGGCCTCGCAACGGACCTGCGGCGCATCCGCGACAGCCTCGACAAGACGGGGCGCTGCGACAGCTTCCCCCTCACAGTGGCCGCGGCACCCAACCGCTTGGAGGCTCCGGACAAGCTCTACGGGCGCGAGCGCGAGCTGACGTGGCTACGCGAGCGCTTCCGCGACGCTGCGCAAGAGGGAGCCAGCCTGTGCCTCGTGTCCGGCTACTCGGGCATCGGCAAGACCGCCCTCGTCGAGCACGCCGAAGCCGAGAACGTCGCGCAACAGGGCACGTACGTCGCGGGCAAGTTCGACCAGTTCAAGCGTGGCGTGCCGTACGCATCGCTCATCGCCGCGTTCGAGCAGCTGGTCGGTCAGCTCCTCGCCCAGTCGGCCGAAGTGAGCACGGTGTGTCGCGACCGCATCCTCGACGCCGTGTCCCCCAACGCGCAGGTGCTCGTCGACGTCATCCCCGACCTCCGCCTCCTGCTCGGCGACCAGCCGCCCGTCGCGGAGCTGCCAGCGGCCGAGGCCGAGAACCGCCTGAACGTGGTGCTGGGGCGGTTCGTGCGCGCCCTGCCCGACCCGGGGCGGCCGTTCGTCATCTTCCTGGACGACCTGCAGTGGGCCGATCTTCCGTCGCTGCACGCGATCGGGCGCTTCGTGACGGACCCACAGGCGCGGCAGCTGCTGATCGTCGGGGCGTACCGCGAGAACGAGGTCGGGGCGGCGCACCCGTTGCGCGCCGTGATCGAGCGCGTGCGTGAGGCTGGGCGCCTGAGTGAGCTGCACATTGGCCCCCTCACGCGCGAGGACACGGGGGCGTTGGTGAACGACGCCCTCGGTGGGGCCGTGGGCGCGGCGGCGGTCGCGGACATCTGCTACGAGAAGACCGCGGGCAACCCCTTCTTCCTCAACCAGTTCCTGCAAGGGCTGTACGCGCGGGGCCTGGTGCGCTTCGACTACGACGCAGGGGCTTGGGCCGCCGACCTCGACGGTCTGCGCGCGGAGGCCTTCACGGACAACGTCGTCGAGTTCATGAGCGAGAAGGTTGGCACGCTCGAGGGGTCCGCACAGCGCGCGCTGGCTGTCGCGTCGGTCATCGGCAACCACTTTCGACTCGATCAACTCGGGGCGTTGCTGGACGAGAGTGGGGACGGGGTGGCCACGGGCGAGCTGCTGGAGGAGCGCGCGCTCGAGGCGTTGGACGCGGCGCGCGCGTTGGGTCTCGTCTACGTGGAGTCCGGCGAGGCCGCAGCGGGGCGCTTCTCCCACGACCGGGTCCAGCAGGCGGCCTACGAGCGATTGGCCAAGGACGAACGCGAAGCCGTGCACCTACAGCTGGGCCGCACGCTGGTCGCGGCGTACCGCGACGGCGAGGAAACACTGCTCTTCGACGCCGTGACACACCTCAACCACGTCCCGGGCGACGCGTTGCCCGCCAGCGAGCGCAGGCCCCTCGCCGAGCTCAACTTGAGAGCTGCGCGTCAAGCTCGGGCGGCGAGCGCCTATCACGTCGCGCTGGCGTTCGCTCAGGCGGGCCTCGCGCGGCAACCCAAGGACGGTTTCGCGACCGACTACAGGCTCACCGCCGACCTGCACCTCGAGGCGGCCGAGGCCGCGTTCCTCACCGGCGATTACGCGACGATGGAGCGGGAGCTCGACACGCTGCTGCGCGGCGCCCGGGACGTGTTCGACGAGGTACGCGCGTACGAGATCCGGGTCGACGCCAAGAACGCACAGAACGATCTCGTGGGTGCCATGCAGGCTTGCCTCGACGCCCTCGGCAAGCTGGGGGTGCCGCTGGACGTCAAGCCTTCGCAGGGCGCCGTCATCGCGCAGCTGGTGCGCACCAAGCTCGCGCTGCGTGGCAAGAGCGTCGAGGCTCTCTCGGCTCTCCCCGCGTCCAGCTCGCGTCACGACCAGGTGGCCTCGCGCCTGCTCATGTCGCTCATCGGGCCCGCCTACTACGCGTCGCCCAACCTGCTGCCCATCGCCGCGTTCACGGTCGTGCGACTCGCGCTCGAGAAGGGCGTCGGGGCGGAGTCGGCCACGGCGTTCTCCTTGTACGGGCTCGTGCTCTGCACGCTGTCCGACTTCGAAGGGGCCTACCGCTACGGCCAGGTCGCCATCGCCATCGCCGACCGCTTCGATGGCACGCGGCACGCGACGCGCGCGCGGCACCTGTACAACACCCACATCCGTCTGTGGAAGGAGCCCTGGATCCGCTCGGCCGAGGCGCTGTCTGCGACGCACGAGCACGCGTACGCCAACGGCGACTTCGAGTACGCAGCCTTTTCGGGCTTCATGCGCGGTGCGCTGCTGGGCGCCACCGGCCGTGACCTCCAGGACGTCACGGAGTACATGGCCAAGGCCGCCGCCGCGCTGGCCGAGATGCAGCAGAACACCAGCGGACTGACGCTCGGCATCGTCCGCCAGGCAGCCCTCAACCTGCGCGCCACGCCGGCTGGCGCAGAGCCCTACGAGCTGCGCGGCGAAGCCTACGACGAGCGCGTGTCGGTGGCGCAGCACCGCGACGCCAGCGACACCACCAACCTCTACTGCTACCTGACCACGCGCATGCGCCTCGCCTACTTCTTCGGCGAGATCGACGTGGCGCTCGCGGCCGCGCAGGAGTCGGCGCCGCTGGAGGCGGGCGCCGCGGCCACCTTCTTCGTGCCGGATGCCTATTTCTACGAGTGCATGACGCGCGCCGCAGCGGAGCCGACCATGACCCCGCTGGCGCGGGCCAAGAGCCGCGCTCGCGTGATGCTACTCCAGCGCAAGCTCGCCAAGCTCGCCGACGCAGGCCCGGCTACGATCATGCCGCGTGTCGACATGATCGCGGGTGAGCTGGCCCGCGTTCGGGGTGCGACCGGCGATGCGCTCGAGGCCTTCGACCGCGCCTCGCGCGGCGCGCGTGACCAAGGCCACACGGACCTCGAGGCGCTGGCGCTCGAGCTGGCGGGTCGCCTACAGCTCGAGCAGGGCAACACCATCCTCGCGCACACGTACCTGCGCGCCGCGCGCGCCGCGTACGAGCGCTGGGGCGCGCTCGAGAAAGTGCGCGCCTTGGTCGAGACGTATCCCTTCGCGGGTCACGGGCCCTACGCCGAGCGGGGCGCCACCAAGAGCGTCACCAGCACCAACGAGCACGGCGCTGTCCTCGACCTCGAGACGGCCACTCGCGCGTCGCGCGCGATCTCCGAGGAGATCGTCCTCTCTCGACTGCTGGAGCGACTGCTGCGCGTGGTGGTCGAGAACGCGGGTGCCGAGCGCGCCGTCCTGGTCCTTCTCCGCGGCGACGAACCGCAGGTCGTCGCGAGGCTGGACTTCGCGGACGGTGAGCCCGAAGTCAGCCACGGTCAGGGGGAGCCTCTCGAGGCGTCCATGGCGCTCTCGCTCGGCATCGCCCGCTGGGTCCTGAAGTCGGGGCGCTCGGTGGTGCTGGAGGACGCGGCCAGGCGTGGCGACTTCCAGCAGGACGCCTACGTCCGCGCGCGTCAGCCCCGTTCGATCCTGTGCGCGCCCATCGAGTACCAGGGCACCCTGCGCGGGCTGCTCTACCTCGAGAACAACCTCGCACGCGGCGCCTTCACCAGCGACCGCATCGAGATGCTGCAGCTGCTCACCGCGCAGGCGGCGGTCTCCATCGAGAACGCGCAGCTCTACGACAACCTCGAGCTCAAGGTGGCCGAGCGCACGCGTCAGCTCGAGCTGCGCAACGAGTTCATCCGCAAGACCTTCGGTCGGTACGTCAGCGACGACGTGGTGGACTCCATCTTGGACGAGCCCGGCGGGCTCGAGCTCGGCGGCGAGCTGCGGCGCGTGTGCGTCGTCATGGCCGACCTGCGTGGCTTCTCCACGGCAGCCAGCGCCCTTCCGCCGCAGGACGTCCTGCGCCTCATCAACCACTTCCTCGAGGCCATGACCGAGGTCATCGTCGAGCACGGCGGCACCATCGACGAGGTCCTCGGTGACGGTCTGCTGGTGCTGTTCGGCGCCCCCGTCGCGCGGCCGGACGACGCGGACCGCGCCGTGGCCTGCGCCATCGCCATGCAGACGGCCATGGGGACGGTCAACGCGCGCAACGCGGCGCTGGGGCTGCCTCAGCTACAGGTCGGCATCGGTATCCACACCGGCGAAGCGGTCGTGGGCAACCTCGGCAGCGACAAGCGCGCCAAGTACGGCGTCGTCGGTACGGTCGTGAACCTGGCGGCGCGCATCGAGAGCCTCACCACAGGGGGTCAGGTGCTCATCTCGAACGAGACACGGGAGGCGGTCAGCGCTCCCCTCGAGCTCCACGAGGGAACGACGTTCCAGCCCAAGGGGGCCGCTGCTCCCCTCACCGTCTACGACGTGTTCGCCATCGGCGCGCCTTTCGACAAGAGCATTGCGCGCGTCGAGCACGCGCTGGTGGACGTGGACCCGTTCAGGGTGGGGTACGCCGTGGTGACTGACGTGGACGCTGGAGAGCCACGCGAGGGCCGCGTCCTGGCGCTCTCGCCGGTGGACGCGCTCATCACAGCGCAGGCGCGTCCGGACGTGCTCCGTGACGTGTGTATCGACGTGCCCACGCCCCACGGGGACGTGCGGGTCTACGCCAAGGTCGTGGCGCATCCCGCGGACGGTCAGTTCCTCGCCCGCATGACGGCCATCCCGTCGGCCGCCGCCAGTAGCCTCGCCGAGCGCAGGAGCGCGACGGCCTGA